The Bacillus kexueae region GTAATCTGGCGATCAAATCGACCTGGACGCAATAATGCAGGGTCTAAAATGTCCGGACGGTTCGTAGCTGCAATGATAATAATCCCTTCATTAGCACTAAATCCATCCATTTCAACAAGTAACTGGTTCAACGTTTGTTCACGCTCATCGTGTCCTCCGCCTAAACCAGCTCCACGTTGACGACCGACAGCATCGATTTCGTCAATGAAAATGATACATGGAGCATTCTTCTTCGCATTCTCAAATAAGTCTCGAACACGGGATGCACCGACACCGACAAACATTTCAACGAAGTCAGAACCACTAATAGAGAAAAACGGTACCCCAGCTTCTCCTGCTACAGCTCGAGCTAATAACGTTTTACCGGTACCTGGAGGACCAACTAACAAAACTCCTTTTGGAATACGAGCTCCAAGCTCAGAGAATTTACGAGGGTCCTTTAAGAACTCTACGACCTCTACAAGCTCAGCTTTTTCTTCATCTGCGCCTGCAACATCTTTAAATTTCACTTTCTTCTTCTCTTCGCTATAGAGCTTTGCTTTACTCTTACCGAAGTTCATCACACGACTTCCGCCGCCTTGCGCTTGATTTAATAAGAAGAAGAAAAGGATAAAGATGATGATGAATGGGATGATAGACGTTAAGAAAGCTACCCATCCATTCGTATCCTCAGCTTGCACATACGTTACATCTGTTTTAGAAAAAGAATCGTTAATTTGTGCAAGGGCATCTTCACCAGATATATACGTTAAAAAGTACTGGTCTTCTTCATACCCTTCTAGCTGACCTCTAACTTCCCAAACCCCTCTTACAGGTTGTAGCGTTATATTTTCAACATCTCCGCTCTCTAATTTAGAAACGAAGGTGCTAAAGGTCATTTGTTCAGGCTTCTGAGCTCCACCTTGAAAGAAGCTTACGACTCCTATTACAACTAAAAAGATCAATAAATAAAATATTGTATTACGGAAGATCCGATTCATTCCTTACCTCCTCCCACAGTCACACAAACATAGTCAATTATAGTCAATAGTATCATAGAAAATCATGCCAATACAACCAATTACCTCTTGTGATAAAGCGATTACTCACTTTTTTGATATACTTCTGGTTTTAGCACACCGATGAACGGAAGATTACGATACTTTTCTGCGTAATCAAGGCCGTAACCTACGACGAACGCATCTGGAACTTCAAAGCCAACGAAATCTGCTTCAATATCCGCTTTACGTCCACTTGGCTTGTCTAATAATGTGACAATTTTAATGGACTTTGCTTTTCGATAACGGAAAAGCTCGACTAAATAACTTAATGTAAGACCACTATCGATAATATCTTCAATAATTAAGATATCTCGTCCTTCTACAGATGTATCTAAATCTTTAATAATCTTTACCTCGCCTGTTGAAACTGTTTGATTGCCATAGCTAGATACATCCATAAAGTCCATTTCCAAGTATGTATTCATGTGTTTTAAAAGATCTCCCATAAAAGGCATTGCTCCTTTTAAAACACCTACCGCAAGAGGAAATTTATCTTTGTACTCCTCTGTTAGTGCGGCACCTAACTCTTTTGCTTTTGTTTGAATTTCTTCTTCAGAAATCAAAACTTTTTCAATATCGTTTAACATTCTTTTGTTCCTCCTAGAAGATCATTGCTCTTTATATTGTAATACAATGTAAGATTGATTGGTAATGTCAAATACCTCAAAATTAGACTTTTTTAATAATGGAATCCAAATAATATTGCCATTACCATCTTCAATAATCGGCCAGATTTCTCGTTCTTGCTTCGGTATCTTCTTATCAATATAAATATCTTTTACTTTTTTTGTACCGTTCATGCCTTTAACTTTGATTTTGTCACCTGTTCGTCTTGTACGTACTCGTAAAGGCTCCTTTAGCAAGTGTCTTGGTAAATAAAAAACCTCTTCAGTACTATACGAAGGAACACCTTCAAAGGTTTCACAAATAATTTTTTTACCATTTGGCAACATTATTTCCCCTGGAATTGATAAATGGAACTCGAAGGGCTGAGGTTTAAACTGATCAAATGTTAAAATTAAACGATCATACGAACGGAACGCTTTTAAACCTAGCGGGAGGTCCATCATACTTGAAGGATGAGATTGATGCATCAATCCTTTTAGATGCTCGATATGAATCGAAGAAAAGGCGGGAGAACGCTGGCCAGCGAAAAGATAGTTTAATATTAGATGAATCCCCCTCCTTTGTAAAGGTGGAGCAAGTTCAAGAAACTCACCAATGTTAATCACTACCTCATTGCTTGTTTGCCTTTCCAATACTTTATTCATTTTTTGCTTCGTTAATTCCTCTAAAAAATGCTCATCTTCTTCAAGAATTTCACTAAAATATTGAAAATGTTGATGAACTTGAGGATTTTCGTTCTTTAAATGTGGCAATACATACTTCCGGAACCGATTCCTTGTATACGTGTCCGATTCATTACTAGGATCCATTTTAGGGTCCAATCCATTCTCAAGACAGTAGTTCAGTATATCCTGTTTCGTCACCTGAAGAAGCGGACGGACAATATATCCGGTAGAAAATCGCCTCTTCTCCGGGATACCTGCTAATCCTTTGCCTACCGTCCCTCTTACAAGTCGCATGAGGACTGTTTCAATTTGATCATCACCGTGATGACCTAATGCCAACAAATTTGCACGGTACTCTACCATCACTTCTTGAAAAAAATGATACCGACATTCTCTAGCCGCTTCTTGCTTGTTTAGCTTCTGTTCAGTGGCAAATCGTTGTACATCTATTTGTTTTGCCACACATGGTATGGAAAGCGAGGAACAAAAATGTTGTACATATTCCATTTCTTCCTCTGATTGACGTCCTCTAAACATGTGGTCAACATGAGCAGCAACGATGTTAATCGAAAGTGTTTCTCTCAATCTGTATAAAATATGTAACAAAGCGAGGGAATCCGGCCCCCCTGATACACCAACCACTACAGTTGATTTAGGGGGGATAAGTGACATCTTTTCTATCCGTTTTTTAATTCTCTCATACATCATACTTCACATCACTTTTTGAGTCTTACTGTTTTATCGTATCACTCTTTCCCGAACTTCTGCAAAAAGAGAGACGCCTTGTCATCAATTTATCATAACTCTTACAATAAATGCGTGAAAACGTATAGTGAATATAAGAATGCGATGAATACGAGAATAAATACAGTTTCAAAAAAGCCGCTGCTTTTCTTTTTCCGCTGTTTTTTATACTGCTTGCGATTTACCTGCACCTTTCCTTTTGCACGCTGTTCCTTTTCATCGGCTATCACGTCAATTATTTCTCGCCTCATAATTAAAGCTGATGAATAAGAGTTACTGATTGCCTTATATAAAATAGACTTCCGCTTCCGTAAATAAGGATGACTGTCAATCATCGAAACAATCTTTTCTTTTCCTTTACCGTCCTTTGAAAAACGCTTCGGGTATACTGCATTAATCATTATCATTGAAACAGCAAATAAATCGTAGCTTGGCTCTGCTCTTCTCGTTCCACACTCCCAATAGCCTCGATCAAAAAACTCCGTGAATTCCTTTATCGACCTCCCTATACGCGTTGTCCCCCCCACATCGATGCAACGAACTTTAGCAGGTGGATACGATACGATTAAATTATCTG contains the following coding sequences:
- the ftsH gene encoding ATP-dependent zinc metalloprotease FtsH is translated as MNRIFRNTIFYLLIFLVVIGVVSFFQGGAQKPEQMTFSTFVSKLESGDVENITLQPVRGVWEVRGQLEGYEEDQYFLTYISGEDALAQINDSFSKTDVTYVQAEDTNGWVAFLTSIIPFIIIFILFFFLLNQAQGGGSRVMNFGKSKAKLYSEEKKKVKFKDVAGADEEKAELVEVVEFLKDPRKFSELGARIPKGVLLVGPPGTGKTLLARAVAGEAGVPFFSISGSDFVEMFVGVGASRVRDLFENAKKNAPCIIFIDEIDAVGRQRGAGLGGGHDEREQTLNQLLVEMDGFSANEGIIIIAATNRPDILDPALLRPGRFDRQITVDRPDVNGREAVLKVHARNKPLDESVNLKSIAMRTPGFSGADLENLLNEAALVAARQNKKLIDMEDIDEATDRVIAGPAKKSRVVSEKERNIVAYHEAGHTIIGLVLDEAEMVHKVTIVPRGQAGGYAVMLPKEDRYFMTKPELLDKITGLLGGRVAEEIVFGEVSTGAHNDFQRATGIARRMVTEFGMSDKLGPLQFGSSQGQVFLGRDIQSEQNYSDAIAYEIDLEIQRIIKDCYERAKTLLTENRQKLELVAKTLLEVETLDAEQIKHLVEKGKLPERSAEVTISARDEEKSNEDVRVNIQPKKEDSSQEEENKES
- the hpt gene encoding hypoxanthine phosphoribosyltransferase, with the translated sequence MLNDIEKVLISEEEIQTKAKELGAALTEEYKDKFPLAVGVLKGAMPFMGDLLKHMNTYLEMDFMDVSSYGNQTVSTGEVKIIKDLDTSVEGRDILIIEDIIDSGLTLSYLVELFRYRKAKSIKIVTLLDKPSGRKADIEADFVGFEVPDAFVVGYGLDYAEKYRNLPFIGVLKPEVYQKSE
- the tilS gene encoding tRNA lysidine(34) synthetase TilS translates to MYERIKKRIEKMSLIPPKSTVVVGVSGGPDSLALLHILYRLRETLSINIVAAHVDHMFRGRQSEEEMEYVQHFCSSLSIPCVAKQIDVQRFATEQKLNKQEAARECRYHFFQEVMVEYRANLLALGHHGDDQIETVLMRLVRGTVGKGLAGIPEKRRFSTGYIVRPLLQVTKQDILNYCLENGLDPKMDPSNESDTYTRNRFRKYVLPHLKNENPQVHQHFQYFSEILEEDEHFLEELTKQKMNKVLERQTSNEVVINIGEFLELAPPLQRRGIHLILNYLFAGQRSPAFSSIHIEHLKGLMHQSHPSSMMDLPLGLKAFRSYDRLILTFDQFKPQPFEFHLSIPGEIMLPNGKKIICETFEGVPSYSTEEVFYLPRHLLKEPLRVRTRRTGDKIKVKGMNGTKKVKDIYIDKKIPKQEREIWPIIEDGNGNIIWIPLLKKSNFEVFDITNQSYIVLQYKEQ
- a CDS encoding protein kinase domain-containing protein, whose product is MRSMPMNSNCNLSAGTIIKGKWHRHSYEIERLLGKGAVGEVYLARNSNGYVALKISENSAGITSEVNVLKKLAEAQGSDLGPSLIDVDDYEHPLLKKTIPFYVMEYIKGEHFISFVQKRGVEWIDILILQLLNDLENLHRNGWVFGDLKPDNLIVSYPPAKVRCIDVGGTTRIGRSIKEFTEFFDRGYWECGTRRAEPSYDLFAVSMIMINAVYPKRFSKDGKGKEKIVSMIDSHPYLRKRKSILYKAISNSYSSALIMRREIIDVIADEKEQRAKGKVQVNRKQYKKQRKKKSSGFFETVFILVFIAFLYSLYVFTHLL